A region of Ictalurus furcatus strain D&B chromosome 1, Billie_1.0, whole genome shotgun sequence DNA encodes the following proteins:
- the LOC128622164 gene encoding lysophosphatidylcholine acyltransferase 1 isoform X2, protein MTLTLFPVRLFFAAFMMLLAWPFAFIATLGRSESSVEHQCFWRRVVDVVLRCIMRAMWFAGGFHWIRVKGRRALPAEAPILTLAPHSSYFDAMPVTMTMASIVMKAESKDIPLWGTLIKYIRPVFVSRSDQDSRRKTVEEIKRRAHSEGVWPQIMIFPEGTCTNRSCLITFKPGAFIPAVPVQPVVIRYPNQQLDTITWTWQGPGAFKILWLTLCQLHNEFEIEFLPVYTPTKEETRNPQLFAQNVRRIMATALQVPVTDYSFEDCQLAMAEGQLRLPVDTSLLEFARLVRRMGLKREDSEIEDYSRRARELQGIKQNAEQFARFLEQPLSDVLRDMFALFDEPDEGLMDVREFVIAFSVVCRPTKTLETIKLAFTMFEAEQNGGVTEEELECILHTALGVTELRVSRLFRAVDVANSGKVTFEMFQSFAEQQPDFAEEFLYAENTGFFSNFLSSGVASNGFCADFSPTERQKKAN, encoded by the exons ATGACGCTGACCCTGTTCCCCGTGCGCCTCTTCTTCGCTGCGTTCATGATGCTGTTGGCGTGGCCCTTCGCCTTCATCGCCACCCTAGGACGCAGTGAGAGCAGCGTAGAACACCAGTGCTTCTGGAggag GGTGGTGGACGTCGTCCTGCGTTGCATCATGCGGGCCATGTGGTTCGCAGGCGGCTTCCACTGGATCCGGGTCAAAGGTCGCCGCGCCCTGCCCGCCGAGGCACCCATCCTCACCCTCGCCCCACACTCGTCTTACTTCGACGCCATGCCTGTTACCATGACGATGGCCTCCATAGTCATGAAAGCTGAGAGCAAGGACATACCGCTGTGGGGGA CTCTGATTAAGTACATCCGGCCCGTGTTTGTGTCGAGGTCGGATCAGGACTCGCGCCGGAAAACCGTAGAGGAGATCAAACGCAGGGCTCACTCCGAAGGGGTGTGGCCTCAG ATAATGATCTTTCCTGAGGGGACGTGCACGAACAGGTCCTGTCTGATCACGTTtaaaccag GTGCTTTTATCCCAGCAGTGCCCGTACAGCCGGTTGTCATTCGCTACCCCAATCAGCAGctg GACACCATCACTTGGACGTGGCAGGGTCCCGGAGC GTTTAAGATCCTGTGGCTCACCCTGTGCCAACTCCATAATGAGTTTGAGATTGAG TTCCTACCGGTGTACACCCCTACCAAGGAGGAGACGAGGAACCCACAGCTGTTTGCTCAGAACGTGCGCCGCATCATGGCCac agcgtTGCAGGTCCCCGTGACCGATTACTCATTTGAGGATTGTCAGTTGGCCATGGCGGAGGGACAGCTCAGACTGCCGGTGGACACGAGTTTGCTGGAGTTCGCCCGACTCGTCCGGAGAATGGG GCTGAAGCGGGAGGACAGCGAGATTGAGGATTACAGTCGGCGTGCGCGGGAGCTGCAGGGAATAAAGCAGAACGCGGAGCAGTTCGCTCGCTTCCTGGAGCAGCCGCTGTCCGACGTCCTGCGGGACATGTTCGCCCTGTTCGACGAG CCTGATGAGGGTTTGATGGACGTGCGCGAGTTTGTCATCGCCTTCTCCGTAGTGTGCAGACCCACCAAAACGCTGGAGACCATCAAGCTCGCCTTTACG ATGTTCGAGGCGGAGCAGAACGGAGGAGTAACGGAGGAGGAGCTGGAGTGTATCCTGCACACCGCCCTGGGAGTGACGGAGCTCCGGGTGTCGCGGCTGTTCCGCGCCGTCGACGTGGCGAACAGCGGAAAAGTGACGTTCG AGATGTTCCAGAGTTTTGCCGAGCAGCAGCCTGATTTCGCCGAGGAGTTTCTGTACGCCGAGAACACGGGCTTCTTCAGCAACTTCCTGTCCTCCGGCGTCGCCTCGAACGGCTTCTGCGCCGACTTCTCCCCCACCGAGCGGCAGAAGAAGGCCAACTGA
- the LOC128622164 gene encoding lysophosphatidylcholine acyltransferase 1 isoform X1, which translates to MRLPDCRKRRGMDGEVGEKELALPLKNPFVHELRFTLFQKLKLFVMTLTLFPVRLFFAAFMMLLAWPFAFIATLGRSESSVEHQCFWRRVVDVVLRCIMRAMWFAGGFHWIRVKGRRALPAEAPILTLAPHSSYFDAMPVTMTMASIVMKAESKDIPLWGTLIKYIRPVFVSRSDQDSRRKTVEEIKRRAHSEGVWPQIMIFPEGTCTNRSCLITFKPGAFIPAVPVQPVVIRYPNQQLDTITWTWQGPGAFKILWLTLCQLHNEFEIEFLPVYTPTKEETRNPQLFAQNVRRIMATALQVPVTDYSFEDCQLAMAEGQLRLPVDTSLLEFARLVRRMGLKREDSEIEDYSRRARELQGIKQNAEQFARFLEQPLSDVLRDMFALFDEPDEGLMDVREFVIAFSVVCRPTKTLETIKLAFTMFEAEQNGGVTEEELECILHTALGVTELRVSRLFRAVDVANSGKVTFEMFQSFAEQQPDFAEEFLYAENTGFFSNFLSSGVASNGFCADFSPTERQKKAN; encoded by the exons ctgtTTGTGATGACGCTGACCCTGTTCCCCGTGCGCCTCTTCTTCGCTGCGTTCATGATGCTGTTGGCGTGGCCCTTCGCCTTCATCGCCACCCTAGGACGCAGTGAGAGCAGCGTAGAACACCAGTGCTTCTGGAggag GGTGGTGGACGTCGTCCTGCGTTGCATCATGCGGGCCATGTGGTTCGCAGGCGGCTTCCACTGGATCCGGGTCAAAGGTCGCCGCGCCCTGCCCGCCGAGGCACCCATCCTCACCCTCGCCCCACACTCGTCTTACTTCGACGCCATGCCTGTTACCATGACGATGGCCTCCATAGTCATGAAAGCTGAGAGCAAGGACATACCGCTGTGGGGGA CTCTGATTAAGTACATCCGGCCCGTGTTTGTGTCGAGGTCGGATCAGGACTCGCGCCGGAAAACCGTAGAGGAGATCAAACGCAGGGCTCACTCCGAAGGGGTGTGGCCTCAG ATAATGATCTTTCCTGAGGGGACGTGCACGAACAGGTCCTGTCTGATCACGTTtaaaccag GTGCTTTTATCCCAGCAGTGCCCGTACAGCCGGTTGTCATTCGCTACCCCAATCAGCAGctg GACACCATCACTTGGACGTGGCAGGGTCCCGGAGC GTTTAAGATCCTGTGGCTCACCCTGTGCCAACTCCATAATGAGTTTGAGATTGAG TTCCTACCGGTGTACACCCCTACCAAGGAGGAGACGAGGAACCCACAGCTGTTTGCTCAGAACGTGCGCCGCATCATGGCCac agcgtTGCAGGTCCCCGTGACCGATTACTCATTTGAGGATTGTCAGTTGGCCATGGCGGAGGGACAGCTCAGACTGCCGGTGGACACGAGTTTGCTGGAGTTCGCCCGACTCGTCCGGAGAATGGG GCTGAAGCGGGAGGACAGCGAGATTGAGGATTACAGTCGGCGTGCGCGGGAGCTGCAGGGAATAAAGCAGAACGCGGAGCAGTTCGCTCGCTTCCTGGAGCAGCCGCTGTCCGACGTCCTGCGGGACATGTTCGCCCTGTTCGACGAG CCTGATGAGGGTTTGATGGACGTGCGCGAGTTTGTCATCGCCTTCTCCGTAGTGTGCAGACCCACCAAAACGCTGGAGACCATCAAGCTCGCCTTTACG ATGTTCGAGGCGGAGCAGAACGGAGGAGTAACGGAGGAGGAGCTGGAGTGTATCCTGCACACCGCCCTGGGAGTGACGGAGCTCCGGGTGTCGCGGCTGTTCCGCGCCGTCGACGTGGCGAACAGCGGAAAAGTGACGTTCG AGATGTTCCAGAGTTTTGCCGAGCAGCAGCCTGATTTCGCCGAGGAGTTTCTGTACGCCGAGAACACGGGCTTCTTCAGCAACTTCCTGTCCTCCGGCGTCGCCTCGAACGGCTTCTGCGCCGACTTCTCCCCCACCGAGCGGCAGAAGAAGGCCAACTGA